From one Catenuloplanes nepalensis genomic stretch:
- a CDS encoding putative bifunctional diguanylate cyclase/phosphodiesterase, giving the protein MEPASPRNMVPAERAVPFLSFVWAVILSAAAASVMSLLALPGQVDELPLAFWVMAGLAVLIDARPFTPAGRRRLGAAILASVCLTFAIMLGWGLGPAIVVQVVAVAVCGARMRSSIWRTGFNTAQHVLALGAAAAVLAAGPELAFRAGGNPSWTDVLAVVAASAAWFAVTYGTVTVAVWLRFGGRWPAMFVSGLGFELLSAGSLLFLSPLLVVAAHLSAALIPLILVPLYAVYRMARLTTAHEKISRLDPLTGLGNRKALLTEVADQIAAHVERATRGDADGHMALLLLDLDRFKRVNDALGHAVGDRLLTEVAKRIATVVRPPATLARLGGDEFAVLAPRLEGTAAARRLAAEIAEALDEPVLLDGLPLDIGGSIGVAVYPEHGTDFETLMRHADVAMYEAKHRGDAVAVYAPEADHNSPERLSLLGDLRTALEVTGGMRKDAGERDGAGTPQLPGAGEIRMYYQPQVAIDTGEVVGVEALLRWRHPDRGMVHPEELIKAAEHTAVMRLLTRRVIDDVIEQLAAWRDAGLPMRAALNVSVRDLHTGDVVDQIEDRLQRYGLPADRLQLEITESALMADPRRVLVTLSRLSRLGIAIALDDFGTGYSSMQHLRRLPLSEVKIDRSFVLGMAEDGDDAAIVRSMIELAGALGLRVVAEGVEDERTWRMLHAAGCHVAQGWFYGRPMPAEEFGVWLSRYRPPVLQDNTRTENRPVPENHADNRPVPESRPAQDGPADDRPAEPGPHPRRTGRRATNRRGHPSDGVPESRAESVLEGLGDAQPGNSASSGRAIRGVARAGAEGDK; this is encoded by the coding sequence GTGGAGCCCGCATCGCCGCGGAACATGGTGCCAGCAGAACGCGCGGTGCCGTTCCTGAGCTTCGTGTGGGCCGTGATCCTGAGCGCCGCCGCCGCGTCGGTGATGTCGCTGCTCGCGCTCCCCGGACAGGTGGACGAGCTGCCGCTCGCGTTCTGGGTGATGGCAGGCCTCGCCGTGCTGATCGACGCGCGACCGTTCACGCCCGCCGGCCGGCGCAGGCTCGGCGCGGCCATCCTCGCCTCGGTCTGCCTCACGTTCGCGATCATGCTGGGCTGGGGACTCGGCCCGGCGATCGTCGTGCAGGTCGTCGCAGTCGCGGTGTGCGGCGCACGGATGCGCAGCAGCATCTGGCGCACCGGCTTCAACACCGCCCAGCACGTGCTCGCGCTGGGCGCGGCCGCCGCGGTGCTCGCGGCCGGACCGGAGCTGGCGTTCCGGGCCGGCGGCAATCCGTCGTGGACGGACGTGCTCGCGGTCGTCGCGGCCTCGGCGGCGTGGTTCGCGGTCACCTACGGGACCGTCACGGTCGCGGTCTGGCTGCGCTTCGGCGGGCGGTGGCCGGCGATGTTCGTCAGCGGCCTCGGCTTCGAGCTGCTGTCCGCGGGCTCACTGCTCTTCCTGAGCCCGCTGCTGGTCGTCGCGGCGCACCTCAGCGCCGCGCTGATCCCGCTCATCCTGGTCCCGCTCTACGCGGTCTACCGGATGGCGCGGCTCACCACGGCGCACGAGAAGATCTCCCGGCTCGACCCGCTCACCGGCCTCGGCAACCGCAAGGCGCTGCTCACCGAGGTCGCGGACCAGATCGCCGCGCACGTGGAGCGCGCCACCCGCGGCGACGCGGACGGGCACATGGCGCTGCTCCTGCTGGACCTCGACCGATTCAAGCGGGTCAACGACGCGCTCGGCCACGCGGTCGGCGACCGGCTGCTCACCGAGGTCGCCAAGCGGATCGCCACCGTGGTCCGGCCGCCGGCCACGCTCGCGCGCCTCGGCGGCGACGAGTTCGCGGTGCTCGCGCCGCGGCTGGAGGGCACCGCGGCCGCGCGGCGGCTCGCGGCCGAGATCGCCGAGGCGCTGGACGAGCCGGTCCTGCTCGACGGGCTGCCGCTCGACATCGGAGGCTCGATCGGTGTCGCGGTCTACCCCGAGCACGGCACCGACTTCGAGACGCTGATGCGGCACGCGGACGTCGCCATGTACGAGGCGAAGCACCGCGGCGACGCGGTCGCGGTCTACGCCCCGGAGGCCGACCACAACTCGCCGGAACGGCTCAGCCTGCTCGGCGACCTACGTACCGCGCTCGAGGTGACCGGCGGGATGCGCAAGGACGCCGGCGAGCGCGATGGCGCCGGCACGCCGCAACTGCCCGGTGCGGGCGAGATCCGCATGTACTACCAGCCGCAGGTCGCGATCGACACCGGAGAGGTGGTCGGCGTCGAGGCGTTGCTGCGCTGGCGGCACCCGGACCGCGGCATGGTCCACCCGGAGGAGCTGATCAAGGCGGCCGAGCACACCGCCGTGATGCGGCTGCTCACCCGTCGGGTCATCGACGACGTCATCGAGCAGCTCGCGGCGTGGCGGGACGCGGGCCTGCCGATGCGGGCCGCGCTGAACGTCAGCGTTCGGGACCTGCACACCGGTGACGTCGTCGACCAGATCGAGGACCGCCTCCAGCGGTACGGGCTGCCCGCCGACCGCCTTCAGCTGGAGATCACCGAGAGCGCACTGATGGCCGACCCGCGCCGGGTCCTCGTCACGCTGTCCCGGCTCTCCCGGCTCGGGATCGCGATCGCGCTCGACGACTTCGGCACCGGTTACTCGTCCATGCAGCACCTGCGGCGGCTGCCGTTGTCCGAGGTGAAGATCGACCGCTCGTTCGTGCTCGGCATGGCCGAGGACGGTGACGACGCCGCGATCGTCCGCTCCATGATCGAGCTGGCCGGCGCGCTCGGCCTGCGTGTGGTCGCCGAGGGTGTTGAGGACGAGCGGACCTGGCGGATGCTGCACGCGGCCGGCTGCCACGTCGCGCAGGGCTGGTTCTACGGCCGCCCGATGCCGGCCGAGGAGTTCGGTGTCTGGCTGTCCCGCTACCGCCCCCCGGTGCTCCAGGACAACACCCGCACCGAGAACCGCCCGGTGCCCGAGAACCACGCCGACAACCGCCCGGTGCCGGAGAGCCGCCCGGCCCAGGACGGCCCGGCGGACGACCGCCCCGCCGAACCCGGCCCGCATCCGCGGCGCACCGGCCGGCGCGCCACCAACCGGCGCGGGCACCCGTCCGACGGCGTGCCCGAGAGCAGGGCGGAGAGCGTGCTGGAAGGGCTCGGCGACGCGCAGCCCGGCAATTCCGCGAGCTCCGGCCGAGCCATCCGGGGAGTCGCCCGGGCCGGTGCCGAGGGTGACAAATAG
- the ligA gene encoding NAD-dependent DNA ligase LigA: MAVDEVRGDGGASEVDANAEVTAEQVAAAGPPPTAEASRRHAELSAELTDHQYRYYVLDAPTIPDAEFDTLLRELEAIEREFPALRTPDSPTQRVGGTFSTLFTPVLHAERMMSLDNVFSKEQLANWVERVVRDAAGPVRFICELKVDGLAINLTYENGRLARAATRGDGYTGEDVTANVRTIREIPERLPGDDVPDLMEVRGEIYFPVEAFAGLNASLVEQGKAPFANPRNAAAGSLRQKDPRITASRPLRMVVHGIGARAGFQPVSQSEAYAALKSWGLPTSDRWRLVDSAAEIDAFIDEYAKNRHSVEHEIDGVVVKADAVAIQGRLGSTSRAPRWAIAFKYPPEEVTTVLLDIQVNVGRTGRVTPFAVMEPVLVAGSTVALATLHNAREVEHKGVLIGDTVVLRKAGDVIPEVLGPVLEKRPADARAFVMPARCPSCDAELAPAKESDIDIRCPNTRYCTAQRRGRLEYLASRDVLDIEALGSKSAAALIEDGVILDEGDLFAVDADRLLTSPFFVNKDGALGGNAQKLLENLAEAKRRQLWRLLVALSIRHVGPSAAKDLARSFGSIDAIAVASVDELVAVDGVGKTIAESVVEWFQVDWHREIVDKWRSSGVVLSEERDLDTPRPLESLTIVVTGTLAGFSRDTAKEAIESRGGKVSGSVSKKTHFVVVGENPGSKADKASDLKVPILDEAGFEVLLGEGPEAAGAVAVNREEESVE; this comes from the coding sequence ATGGCGGTGGACGAGGTGCGAGGCGACGGCGGCGCGTCGGAGGTCGATGCGAATGCTGAGGTCACGGCCGAGCAGGTCGCGGCCGCGGGTCCGCCGCCCACGGCCGAGGCGAGCCGGCGGCACGCGGAGCTGAGCGCCGAGCTGACGGACCATCAGTATCGGTACTACGTGCTGGACGCGCCGACCATCCCGGACGCCGAGTTCGACACGCTGTTGCGCGAGCTGGAGGCGATCGAACGAGAGTTTCCCGCGCTCAGGACGCCTGACTCGCCCACACAGCGAGTCGGCGGCACGTTCTCGACGCTGTTCACTCCGGTGCTGCATGCGGAGCGGATGATGTCGCTCGACAACGTGTTCAGTAAGGAGCAGCTCGCAAACTGGGTTGAACGGGTCGTGCGGGACGCGGCCGGTCCGGTGCGGTTCATCTGTGAGCTGAAGGTGGACGGTCTCGCCATCAATCTGACCTATGAGAACGGCCGGCTGGCTCGGGCGGCGACCCGCGGCGACGGATATACCGGCGAGGACGTCACGGCCAATGTGCGCACCATTCGCGAAATCCCGGAGCGTCTCCCCGGCGACGACGTGCCGGACCTGATGGAGGTGCGCGGGGAGATCTACTTCCCGGTCGAGGCGTTCGCGGGGCTCAACGCGAGCCTGGTCGAGCAGGGGAAGGCCCCGTTCGCCAATCCGCGCAACGCGGCGGCGGGCAGCCTGCGGCAGAAGGACCCGCGGATCACGGCGTCCCGGCCGCTGCGGATGGTCGTGCACGGGATCGGTGCGCGTGCCGGCTTCCAGCCGGTCAGCCAGTCCGAGGCGTACGCGGCGCTGAAATCCTGGGGGCTGCCGACCAGCGACCGGTGGCGTCTCGTCGATTCGGCCGCGGAGATAGACGCATTCATCGACGAGTACGCGAAGAACCGGCACTCGGTCGAGCACGAGATCGACGGCGTGGTGGTCAAGGCGGACGCGGTCGCCATCCAGGGGCGGCTCGGCTCGACCAGCCGAGCGCCGCGGTGGGCGATCGCGTTCAAGTACCCGCCGGAGGAGGTCACCACGGTCCTGCTCGACATCCAGGTCAACGTGGGCCGCACCGGCCGGGTCACGCCGTTCGCGGTGATGGAGCCGGTGCTGGTAGCGGGCTCGACCGTGGCGCTGGCGACGCTGCACAACGCGCGCGAGGTCGAGCACAAGGGCGTGCTGATCGGCGACACGGTGGTGCTGCGCAAGGCCGGCGACGTGATTCCCGAGGTGCTCGGCCCGGTCCTGGAGAAGCGGCCGGCGGACGCGCGGGCGTTCGTGATGCCCGCGCGTTGCCCGTCGTGCGACGCGGAGCTGGCGCCGGCGAAGGAGTCGGACATCGACATCCGGTGCCCGAACACCCGGTACTGCACCGCGCAGCGGCGCGGGCGGCTGGAGTACCTGGCCAGCCGGGACGTGCTGGACATCGAGGCGCTCGGCAGCAAGTCCGCGGCCGCGCTGATCGAGGACGGCGTGATCCTCGACGAGGGGGACCTTTTCGCGGTCGACGCGGACCGGCTGCTGACGTCACCGTTCTTCGTGAACAAGGACGGCGCGCTCGGCGGCAACGCGCAGAAGCTGCTGGAGAACCTGGCCGAGGCGAAGCGGCGGCAGCTGTGGCGGCTGCTGGTCGCGCTCTCGATCCGGCACGTCGGGCCGAGCGCGGCGAAGGATCTCGCGCGGTCGTTCGGGTCCATCGACGCCATCGCCGTCGCGAGCGTGGATGAGCTCGTCGCGGTCGACGGAGTCGGCAAGACCATCGCGGAGAGCGTGGTCGAGTGGTTCCAGGTCGACTGGCACCGGGAGATCGTCGACAAGTGGCGGTCCTCCGGCGTGGTCCTCTCCGAGGAGCGCGACCTGGACACGCCGCGGCCGTTGGAGTCGCTCACGATCGTGGTCACCGGCACGCTGGCCGGCTTCTCCCGGGACACCGCCAAGGAGGCGATCGAGTCGCGCGGCGGCAAGGTGAGCGGGTCGGTGTCGAAGAAGACCCACTTCGTCGTGGTGGGGGAGAACCCCGGCAGCAAGGCGGACAAGGCGAGCGACCTGAAGGTGCCGATTCTGGACGAGGCCGGCTTCGAGGTACTGCTCGGCGAGGGCCCGGAAGCGGCAGGCGCGGTGGCGGTGAACCGGGAGGAGGAGTCCGTCGAGTAA
- a CDS encoding DUF222 domain-containing protein, which produces MTDTHAIPGQIDPTSLLDALRDLRAAAVTCANTPNWAAPADEVLAAIAEAHAAQQAVTAILLHLIQQADIRCLSKIKRRAGTSTWLAEELHITVPAARRLAKRARQVCARPRLAAALRNGEVNAEQAGAIAHTVHDLPDTIDPARADAAESILIAEADRLDSWQLSRSGDRVLDLLDPAGIPARESARADREATRSEALAHRRLSVTPAPHGDGVRLTGLLDTRSAAVVEAALTRHGAPPTPTDPSSATPDARTASQRRADALVEVCRLSLGKGPSPAPDRRPDPAPAPSPPGMVIPLNSPHAHPTSRSARKRAKTQPRASGKNNRSRQPVRH; this is translated from the coding sequence ATGACCGACACCCACGCCATCCCCGGGCAGATCGATCCGACGTCCCTGCTCGACGCACTCCGCGATCTCCGTGCGGCGGCCGTGACCTGCGCGAACACGCCCAACTGGGCAGCGCCGGCCGACGAGGTGCTCGCCGCGATCGCCGAGGCCCACGCCGCTCAGCAGGCGGTGACCGCGATCCTGCTCCATCTTATCCAGCAGGCCGACATCCGTTGCCTATCCAAGATCAAAAGACGCGCGGGTACGAGTACGTGGCTGGCCGAGGAACTCCACATCACGGTCCCCGCGGCACGGCGCCTGGCGAAGCGTGCCCGGCAGGTCTGCGCCCGCCCACGGCTCGCCGCGGCACTGCGAAACGGTGAGGTCAACGCCGAGCAGGCCGGCGCCATCGCGCACACCGTGCACGACCTTCCGGACACGATCGACCCGGCCCGGGCTGACGCCGCCGAGAGCATACTCATCGCGGAGGCCGATCGGCTCGACTCGTGGCAGCTGTCTCGATCCGGCGACCGCGTCCTCGACCTCCTGGACCCGGCCGGCATCCCCGCCCGCGAATCCGCCCGGGCCGACCGCGAGGCCACCAGGTCCGAGGCGCTCGCCCACCGCCGCCTGTCCGTCACCCCCGCGCCCCACGGCGACGGGGTGCGCCTGACCGGCCTCCTGGACACCCGATCCGCCGCAGTCGTCGAAGCCGCACTCACCCGGCACGGCGCCCCACCCACCCCCACCGACCCGTCCTCGGCCACCCCTGATGCCCGCACGGCATCCCAACGCCGCGCCGACGCGCTCGTCGAGGTCTGCCGCCTGTCCCTCGGCAAGGGCCCGAGTCCCGCCCCGGACCGCCGCCCCGACCCTGCCCCTGCTCCATCACCGCCGGGCATGGTCATCCCGCTGAACAGCCCGCACGCCCACCCCACCAGTCGCAGCGCCCGCAAGCGCGCGAAGACCCAGCCACGCGCCTCCGGCAAGAACAACCGCTCTCGCCAGCCCGTGCGGCACTGA
- a CDS encoding GntR family transcriptional regulator: MIYLALRARRLDEFMGTSKKDRVYATIKAQILSGDLPAGHKMPPIRLLLEEYSVSYGTLNLVINMLKLEKLIVGYQGDAMYVRHKPGEPPED, encoded by the coding sequence GTGATCTACTTGGCATTGCGAGCCAGGAGATTGGACGAATTCATGGGCACGTCGAAGAAGGATCGGGTGTACGCCACCATCAAGGCGCAGATTCTCAGCGGAGATCTGCCGGCTGGGCACAAGATGCCGCCCATCCGGCTGCTGCTGGAGGAGTACAGCGTCTCGTACGGCACGCTCAATCTTGTGATCAACATGCTGAAGCTCGAGAAGCTGATCGTGGGCTATCAGGGCGACGCCATGTACGTGCGACACAAGCCGGGCGAACCACCGGAGGACTGA
- a CDS encoding aminotransferase class IV family protein yields the protein MTVAEIDGAEATAEQLRSLALAGYGHFTSLQVRGGAVHGLAHHLERLDRQSHALFGRGLDGARVRGLVRHALAGTPDASVRVTVFSGEGRRPGPVAPGELHVLVTADPPLPAQTSPLRVCTVAYERDLPEVKHVATFGLTWHWRRAQALGFDDALFVDRNGMISEGTVWNAGFSDGARVIWPDAGMLRGVSMRLLKDGLDRLGVPWEVRPVPAAEVSRFPFAFSSNSISPVRPIAAIDEAAFAPDDAAITLLRSAYASVPPESL from the coding sequence GTGACGGTGGCGGAGATCGACGGTGCCGAGGCGACGGCGGAGCAGCTGCGGTCGCTCGCGCTGGCCGGCTACGGGCACTTCACGTCCCTGCAGGTGCGCGGGGGAGCGGTGCACGGTCTGGCACATCATCTGGAGCGGCTGGACCGGCAGTCCCACGCGCTGTTCGGGCGCGGCCTGGACGGCGCACGGGTGCGCGGCCTGGTGCGCCACGCGCTCGCCGGGACGCCGGATGCCTCGGTGCGGGTGACGGTCTTCTCCGGCGAAGGCCGCCGGCCCGGCCCGGTCGCGCCCGGCGAACTGCACGTGCTGGTCACCGCGGACCCGCCGCTCCCGGCGCAGACGTCGCCGCTGCGGGTGTGCACGGTCGCGTACGAGCGGGACCTGCCCGAGGTGAAGCACGTGGCGACGTTCGGCCTGACCTGGCACTGGCGCCGGGCGCAGGCCCTGGGCTTCGACGACGCGCTCTTCGTCGACCGAAACGGCATGATCAGCGAGGGTACGGTGTGGAACGCCGGCTTCTCCGACGGCGCCCGGGTGATCTGGCCGGATGCCGGGATGCTGCGCGGCGTGTCGATGCGGCTGCTCAAGGACGGCCTCGACCGGCTGGGCGTGCCGTGGGAGGTGCGGCCGGTCCCGGCGGCGGAGGTGTCCCGGTTCCCGTTCGCCTTCTCGAGCAACTCGATCAGTCCGGTCCGGCCGATCGCCGCGATCGACGAGGCGGCGTTCGCGCCGGACGATGCGGCGATCACGCTCCTGAGATCCGCGTACGCGTCGGTGCCGCCCGAGAGTCTGTGA
- a CDS encoding methionine synthase, protein MSDAAVWPWPVGAATGIGSLPGNDVAEAQRVILGELPDFPHLPELPARGPGADLIGRGAGFLIELPVELYAGRWRVASRPGKDLRRTRDLLERDVDQLTEQAAEFTGPVKVQAAGPWTLAASIELPIGGRLLRDHGAVRDLTASLAEGVAAHVRDVSARLPGATVVLQLDEPSMPAALAGRVPTESGLGTYRSVESTLAAELLRQVVDAAGVPVVVHCCAPDVPLDVIRSSGAAGVALDLSLVEQLDPLGEALDAGLGLLAGAAPTLPSSGSAAVSSAAIADRVRKVWRELGFPAAQLPAQVVVTPACGLAGATPAFARSVLAACRDAGRRLHEDSQS, encoded by the coding sequence ATGAGTGACGCAGCGGTGTGGCCGTGGCCGGTGGGGGCGGCGACCGGAATCGGGTCGCTGCCGGGGAACGACGTCGCCGAGGCCCAGCGGGTGATCCTGGGGGAACTTCCCGACTTTCCGCATCTGCCCGAACTGCCCGCTCGCGGACCAGGGGCGGACCTCATCGGGCGCGGCGCCGGATTCCTGATCGAGCTGCCGGTCGAGCTGTACGCGGGGCGCTGGCGCGTCGCGTCCCGGCCCGGCAAGGACCTGCGGCGCACACGTGACCTCCTGGAACGCGACGTCGACCAGCTGACGGAGCAGGCGGCGGAGTTCACCGGGCCGGTCAAGGTGCAGGCGGCCGGGCCGTGGACGCTCGCCGCGAGCATCGAGCTGCCGATCGGCGGCCGGCTGCTGCGCGATCACGGTGCGGTCCGCGACCTGACCGCGTCGCTCGCGGAGGGCGTGGCCGCGCACGTCCGGGACGTCTCGGCCCGCCTGCCCGGCGCCACGGTCGTGCTGCAACTGGACGAACCGTCGATGCCGGCCGCGCTGGCCGGCCGGGTGCCCACCGAGAGCGGGCTCGGCACGTACCGGTCGGTCGAGTCGACGCTCGCCGCCGAGCTGCTCCGGCAGGTCGTGGACGCGGCCGGAGTGCCGGTCGTGGTGCACTGCTGCGCGCCGGACGTGCCGCTCGACGTGATCCGCTCGTCCGGTGCCGCCGGTGTCGCGCTGGACCTGTCGCTGGTCGAGCAGCTCGACCCGCTCGGCGAGGCGCTCGACGCGGGCCTGGGTCTGCTGGCCGGTGCCGCGCCCACGCTGCCGTCGTCCGGCTCGGCTGCGGTCTCGTCCGCCGCGATCGCGGACCGGGTGCGGAAGGTCTGGCGGGAACTGGGATTCCCGGCGGCGCAGCTGCCTGCGCAGGTGGTGGTGACGCCGGCGTGCGGGCTGGCCGGCGCGACCCCGGCGTTCGCGCGATCCGTGCTGGCCGCGTGCCGGGACGCCGGACGGCGGTTGCACGAGGATTCGCAGAGCTGA
- the mnmA gene encoding tRNA 2-thiouridine(34) synthase MnmA, producing the protein MRVLAAMSGGVDSAVAAARAVEAGHDVTGVHLALSRNPQTFRTGARGCCTIEDSRDARRAADVLGIPFYVWDMAERFHADVVDDFVAEYAAGRTPNPCLRCNEKIKFAAVLDRAIALGFDAVVTGHHARLGADGLLRRSVDLPKDQSYVLAVLNRAQLDRSLFPLGDSTKADVRREAAERGLGVAEKPDSHDICFIADGDTRGFLESKLGSAPGDIVDSTTGEVVGAHGGAYAYTVGQRKGLGLTVPAADGRPRYVLSITPKTNTVTVGPAAALAVSTVYAGRPVWTGLPDAPADTLECVVQLRAHGETYPARVSVADGGLVAELSAPARGVAAGQALVVYRPDPDGDVVLGSGTITHT; encoded by the coding sequence GTGCGTGTTCTCGCGGCGATGTCCGGTGGTGTCGACTCGGCGGTGGCGGCGGCGCGCGCCGTCGAAGCCGGTCACGACGTGACCGGCGTGCACCTGGCGCTCTCCCGCAACCCGCAGACGTTCCGGACCGGCGCGCGCGGCTGCTGCACGATCGAGGACTCCCGGGACGCGCGCCGCGCCGCCGACGTGCTCGGCATCCCGTTCTACGTGTGGGACATGGCCGAGCGCTTCCACGCGGACGTGGTCGACGACTTCGTCGCGGAGTACGCGGCCGGCCGCACGCCCAACCCCTGCCTGCGCTGCAACGAGAAGATCAAGTTCGCCGCCGTGCTGGACCGCGCGATCGCGCTCGGCTTCGACGCGGTCGTCACCGGCCACCACGCCCGCCTCGGCGCCGACGGCCTGCTCCGGCGCAGCGTCGACCTGCCGAAGGACCAGTCGTACGTGCTGGCCGTCCTGAACCGGGCGCAGCTGGACCGGTCGCTCTTCCCGCTCGGCGACTCGACGAAGGCGGACGTGCGCCGCGAGGCGGCCGAGCGCGGCCTGGGCGTCGCGGAGAAGCCGGACTCGCACGACATCTGCTTCATCGCGGACGGCGACACGCGCGGCTTCCTGGAGTCCAAGCTCGGCTCCGCGCCCGGCGACATCGTGGACTCGACGACCGGCGAGGTGGTGGGCGCGCACGGCGGGGCCTACGCCTACACGGTCGGGCAGCGCAAGGGCCTGGGGCTGACGGTCCCGGCCGCGGACGGCCGGCCGCGCTACGTGCTGTCCATCACCCCGAAGACGAACACGGTGACGGTCGGCCCGGCCGCCGCGCTGGCGGTGTCCACCGTGTACGCGGGCCGCCCGGTGTGGACGGGCCTGCCCGATGCGCCGGCGGACACGCTGGAGTGCGTGGTGCAGCTGCGGGCGCACGGCGAGACGTACCCGGCGCGGGTGTCCGTCGCGGACGGCGGGCTGGTGGCGGAACTCTCCGCGCCGGCACGCGGGGTGGCGGCGGGCCAGGCGCTGGTCGTGTACCGGCCGGACCCGGACGGGGACGTCGTGCTGGGATCGGGGACGATCACGCACACCTGA
- a CDS encoding cysteine desulfurase family protein: MAYLDHAATTPMLSEALEAYVATAREVGNASSLHAAGRHARQRVEESRERIGAALGARPSEVIFTSGGTESDNLAVKGMFWARRAVDAARTRVVASGVEHHAIMDSVDWLVAHEGASAGWLDADTIGRIRPATLEAELDAFGDAIAMITVMWANNEVGTVQPIAELAALAAARGIPFHTDAVQAVGQVPVDFGASGASALTVTGHKLGGPVGVGALLLGRDVSVTPLLHGGGQERDVRSGTLDAAGIVAFAVAVETAVKNQQEYAARVGGLRDRLVAGVLELVPDAILNGAAEDRLPGNAHFSFPGCEGDALLLLLDAQGIDCSTGSACSAGVAQPSHVLVAMGADDDRARSSLRFTLGHTSTPADVDALLAALPAAVERARRAGVIKSVLS, from the coding sequence ATGGCCTACCTGGATCACGCCGCGACCACGCCGATGCTCAGCGAGGCGCTCGAGGCATACGTCGCCACGGCCCGCGAGGTCGGCAACGCTTCGTCGTTGCACGCCGCCGGCCGCCACGCACGTCAGCGCGTCGAGGAGTCCCGGGAACGCATCGGTGCCGCGCTCGGCGCCCGGCCCTCCGAGGTCATCTTCACGAGCGGCGGGACCGAGAGCGACAACCTCGCGGTCAAGGGCATGTTCTGGGCGCGGCGCGCGGTCGACGCGGCCCGCACCCGCGTGGTCGCCAGCGGCGTCGAGCACCACGCGATCATGGACTCGGTCGACTGGCTGGTCGCGCACGAGGGCGCGAGCGCGGGCTGGCTCGACGCGGACACGATCGGCCGGATCCGGCCCGCGACGCTCGAGGCCGAACTCGACGCGTTCGGCGACGCGATCGCGATGATCACCGTCATGTGGGCGAACAACGAGGTCGGCACCGTGCAGCCGATAGCGGAGCTGGCCGCGCTCGCGGCCGCGCGCGGCATCCCGTTCCACACCGACGCGGTGCAGGCCGTCGGCCAGGTCCCGGTCGACTTCGGCGCGAGCGGCGCGTCCGCGCTCACCGTCACCGGCCACAAACTCGGCGGCCCGGTCGGCGTCGGCGCGCTGCTGCTCGGCCGGGACGTGTCCGTCACACCGCTGCTGCACGGCGGCGGCCAGGAACGCGACGTCCGCTCCGGCACGCTCGACGCGGCCGGCATCGTCGCGTTCGCGGTCGCGGTCGAGACCGCGGTCAAGAACCAGCAGGAGTACGCCGCGCGCGTCGGCGGGCTCCGCGACCGGCTCGTCGCCGGCGTGCTCGAGCTGGTGCCGGACGCGATCCTGAACGGCGCGGCCGAGGACCGGCTGCCCGGGAACGCGCACTTCTCGTTCCCCGGCTGCGAGGGCGACGCGCTGCTGCTCCTGCTGGACGCCCAGGGCATCGACTGCTCCACCGGCTCGGCCTGCTCGGCCGGCGTCGCGCAGCCGTCACACGTGCTGGTCGCGATGGGCGCGGACGACGACCGTGCCCGCTCGTCGCTGCGGTTCACGCTCGGCCACACCTCGACCCCCGCCGACGTGGACGCGCTGCTCGCCGCGCTCCCCGCCGCGGTCGAACGCGCGCGCCGGGCCGGCGTCATCAAGTCCGTGCTGAGCTGA